The following proteins are co-located in the bacterium genome:
- a CDS encoding glutaredoxin family protein has translation MPKEVKLYCADWCADCTHLRHYFRLNEVKFCEINIDETQGALDEMKALNGGTDKVPTVVIGEIVLVEPNFEELNKALGITAKN, from the coding sequence ATGCCTAAAGAAGTAAAGTTATACTGTGCCGATTGGTGTGCTGATTGCACCCATCTCCGCCATTATTTCCGTCTCAATGAGGTGAAGTTCTGCGAAATTAACATCGATGAAACGCAGGGCGCTTTAGATGAGATGAAAGCGCTCAACGGTGGAACAGACAAGGTTCCCACGGTAGTAATCGGTGAAATCGTCCTCGTCGAGCCAAATTTCGAAGAACTAAACAAAGCCCTTGGCATCACCGCTAAGAATTAG